In the Flagellimonas sp. MMG031 genome, one interval contains:
- a CDS encoding M20/M25/M40 family metallo-hydrolase, whose translation MIFKYYMTLIAVLLTASISAQKLSRTEKKIVSTIEKNNAEAIDFLEQVVNINSGTLNAKGVKEVGMVFKDAFDNIGFETKWIEMPTEMNRAGHLFAETSGTKGKKLLLIGHLDTVFEEDSPFQTFEMVNDSVAHAPGGNDMKGGDVIVLYALKALSDNGLLDDAQIIVAFTGDEESTGKPLSISRKDLIDAAKRSDIALGFETSTGFNYATVARRGASGWAVEVEGKRAHSSGVFSERTGAGAIFEMSRILHQFYTDVKGEDLLTFNPGVLLGGTFVNFDEKTSKGDAFGKTNVVAQKAVVKGGLRFISEEQKERARAKMREIVANNLPQTSATISFTDSYPAMQPTEGNLALLGTLNQVSLDLNQGEVLAYDPGRRGAADVSFVAEYVDGLDGLGTMGSGAHTPQETVNLNTIEALTKRTAILIYRLINTN comes from the coding sequence ATGATTTTCAAATATTACATGACTTTAATAGCTGTATTGCTTACAGCTTCCATTTCAGCTCAAAAACTTTCCAGAACCGAAAAAAAGATTGTTTCCACGATTGAAAAGAACAATGCCGAGGCCATTGATTTCTTGGAGCAGGTGGTCAATATCAATAGTGGTACCCTTAATGCCAAAGGGGTTAAGGAAGTGGGAATGGTGTTCAAGGATGCCTTTGATAATATTGGATTTGAGACCAAATGGATAGAGATGCCAACAGAAATGAACCGTGCAGGTCATCTTTTTGCCGAAACCAGCGGGACCAAGGGAAAAAAGTTATTGCTGATCGGTCACTTGGATACCGTTTTTGAAGAGGACAGTCCATTCCAGACCTTTGAAATGGTAAACGACAGTGTTGCCCACGCCCCGGGTGGAAATGACATGAAGGGAGGGGATGTCATCGTGCTATATGCGCTCAAGGCACTTTCGGATAACGGATTGTTGGATGATGCCCAAATTATTGTGGCCTTTACCGGGGATGAGGAAAGTACGGGTAAACCCTTGTCGATAAGTAGAAAAGACTTGATCGATGCCGCCAAGCGAAGCGATATTGCCTTGGGCTTTGAAACATCAACAGGGTTCAACTATGCAACCGTGGCCCGAAGAGGAGCTTCGGGCTGGGCGGTGGAAGTGGAAGGAAAACGGGCCCATTCCTCAGGTGTGTTCAGCGAGCGAACCGGTGCCGGTGCCATTTTTGAAATGTCCCGAATCCTACATCAATTTTATACCGATGTAAAAGGGGAAGATTTGCTGACCTTCAACCCTGGCGTTTTGCTTGGAGGCACCTTTGTCAATTTTGATGAAAAGACCAGCAAGGGCGATGCCTTTGGAAAAACCAATGTTGTGGCCCAAAAAGCGGTGGTAAAGGGAGGGCTTCGATTTATATCGGAGGAACAAAAAGAACGGGCAAGAGCCAAAATGAGGGAAATCGTGGCCAACAATTTACCACAGACCTCGGCCACCATCAGTTTTACGGATAGCTACCCTGCCATGCAGCCCACGGAAGGAAACCTTGCCCTATTGGGTACTTTGAACCAGGTGAGTTTAGATTTAAATCAAGGTGAGGTCTTGGCTTATGACCCTGGAAGAAGGGGTGCGGCAGACGTATCTTTTGTAGCTGAATATGTAGATGGTTTGGACGGATTGGGAACCATGGGCTCCGGTGCACATACGCCGCAGGAGACCGTTAACCTGAATACCATCGAGGCTTTGACCAAACGCACGGCCATCTTAATTTATCGATTGATCAACACTAACTAA
- a CDS encoding FtsX-like permease family protein: MNLELFIAKRLVTGKEHKISISAPIIKIAIAAIAIGVVMMLIAIATGVGLKNKIREKVAAFNGHIQISNFDNNNSEVSLTPISITQDFYPEFKNVEGVKHVQAVATKGGIIRTADTFEGMLAKGVGTDYDWSTFEEYLVDGRLPDYSGKLNEEVLISSLMANRLRLKVGDSFFSFFLRDGDASKPPNNRRFEIVGIYDSGFEEFDETYVFVDIRHIQLMNRWEENQIGNFEVFIDDFDQLEEKSNEIYGKTVSVLDTQNIKNKYFRIFEWIGLFDFNIALIIGIMIIVGGINMITALLVLILERTQMIGILKALGSANWSIRKVFLYNAAYLIAIGLFWGNLIGLGVIFLQDKYRMFKFPNPEEYYIDYIPVHMDLITILLLNLGVMLLCLLMLLVPSYIITKITPVKAIQFE; the protein is encoded by the coding sequence TTGAATTTAGAATTGTTTATAGCCAAACGCCTGGTGACAGGGAAGGAACATAAAATTAGTATTTCCGCCCCGATAATAAAAATTGCCATCGCCGCGATCGCCATCGGTGTGGTAATGATGCTCATTGCCATCGCCACAGGTGTTGGCCTCAAGAACAAAATTCGCGAAAAAGTTGCTGCCTTCAACGGCCATATCCAAATTTCCAATTTCGATAATAATAATTCCGAAGTCTCCCTGACCCCGATTTCCATCACCCAAGATTTCTATCCTGAGTTTAAAAATGTGGAAGGGGTAAAGCATGTGCAGGCAGTGGCCACCAAAGGTGGGATCATCCGAACTGCAGATACTTTTGAGGGCATGCTCGCCAAAGGAGTGGGTACCGATTACGATTGGAGCACTTTTGAGGAATATTTGGTGGACGGTAGGTTACCTGATTATAGCGGTAAGTTGAATGAGGAAGTACTTATATCCAGTTTAATGGCCAATAGGCTGAGGTTGAAGGTGGGCGATAGCTTTTTTTCCTTTTTTCTGAGGGATGGCGATGCCTCCAAACCCCCAAACAACCGTAGGTTCGAAATCGTGGGCATCTATGATAGCGGTTTTGAGGAATTTGATGAAACCTATGTGTTTGTGGATATCCGTCACATCCAATTGATGAACCGATGGGAGGAGAATCAAATTGGAAACTTTGAGGTGTTTATTGATGATTTTGACCAGTTGGAGGAAAAAAGCAATGAGATCTATGGGAAAACGGTATCCGTTTTGGATACGCAGAATATCAAAAACAAGTATTTCCGCATTTTTGAATGGATAGGCCTTTTTGATTTCAATATTGCCCTGATTATTGGGATTATGATTATTGTAGGCGGCATCAACATGATTACTGCCCTGCTGGTCCTGATTTTGGAACGTACCCAAATGATCGGAATCCTTAAGGCTCTGGGATCTGCGAACTGGAGCATCCGAAAGGTGTTTTTGTACAACGCTGCCTATTTGATTGCCATTGGGCTATTTTGGGGCAACCTGATTGGGTTGGGCGTCATCTTTCTGCAGGATAAGTACCGCATGTTCAAATTCCCAAACCCAGAAGAATATTATATCGATTACATCCCTGTGCACATGGATTTGATTACGATTTTACTCTTGAATTTGGGAGTGATGTTGCTCTGCTTGTTGATGTTGTTGGTGCCCTCTTACATCATCACTAAAATTACTCCGGTAAAGGCCATTCAATTTGAGTAG
- a CDS encoding DUF1343 domain-containing protein yields MPILSKFKSTVLLLFLVFSACKGQQKDTETTPLAETDAPAPIVVAANRTAAYLPHLQGKNVGVVANPTTVVFHKKGYTHLVDSLLSSGIQVKKVFAPEHGFRGTADAGEHVKDGVDTQTGLPIISLYGKNRKPSAEQLSDLDIIVFDIQDVGVRFYTYIATLQLVMEACAENNKPIIVLDRPNPNGHYVDGPTMLKEHTSYLGMNTIPLVYGMTMGEYAQMLNGEGWLESGNKADLTVIPLENYTHQSEYQLPIRPSPNLPNDTSINLYPSLGLFEGTNVNAGRGTEFQFQRYGASFMDSTKYDFSYVPEPNFGSKYPKEEGKTCYGRDLSHVPRMSEVSMEWIIDAYKNTLDKSKFFLTDRFTKHAGTPLLQQQIEQGMTNDEIKATWQDDLARFKKIREKYLIYD; encoded by the coding sequence ATGCCCATTTTATCTAAGTTCAAAAGTACAGTTTTATTGTTGTTTTTGGTGTTTTCCGCTTGCAAGGGACAACAAAAAGACACCGAGACCACCCCACTGGCCGAAACAGATGCACCAGCACCGATTGTCGTTGCCGCCAATAGGACAGCAGCTTACCTACCCCACTTACAAGGGAAAAACGTAGGCGTGGTGGCCAATCCGACCACTGTTGTCTTCCATAAAAAAGGATACACCCATTTGGTGGACTCCTTGCTCTCCTCCGGGATTCAAGTGAAAAAAGTCTTTGCCCCAGAACACGGATTTCGAGGTACGGCCGATGCAGGAGAGCATGTGAAAGATGGTGTGGACACCCAGACCGGGCTTCCCATTATCTCGCTTTATGGCAAAAACCGAAAACCTTCGGCCGAGCAATTAAGCGATTTGGACATTATTGTTTTTGATATTCAAGATGTGGGGGTTCGCTTTTACACTTACATTGCCACTTTGCAGTTGGTCATGGAGGCCTGCGCCGAAAACAACAAACCGATAATCGTTTTGGACCGACCCAATCCAAACGGACACTATGTGGATGGCCCCACGATGCTAAAGGAACATACCAGCTATTTGGGCATGAACACCATTCCTTTGGTATATGGGATGACCATGGGCGAATACGCCCAAATGCTCAACGGCGAGGGATGGTTGGAGAGTGGAAACAAAGCAGATTTGACCGTGATTCCGTTGGAGAACTACACCCATCAATCCGAGTATCAGCTCCCCATACGGCCTTCCCCCAATTTGCCCAATGATACGTCCATTAACCTATATCCGAGTTTGGGGCTATTCGAGGGCACTAATGTAAATGCTGGGCGCGGCACTGAATTTCAGTTCCAACGTTATGGCGCTTCGTTTATGGACAGTACCAAGTATGATTTTAGCTATGTCCCCGAACCCAACTTTGGGTCCAAATACCCCAAGGAGGAAGGTAAAACTTGCTATGGGCGTGATTTGTCCCATGTGCCACGAATGAGCGAAGTTTCCATGGAATGGATCATCGACGCCTACAAGAATACCTTGGACAAATCCAAATTCTTTTTAACGGACAGATTTACTAAACACGCTGGAACACCGCTCTTACAACAACAGATTGAGCAGGGCATGACCAATGATGAAATAAAGGCCACTTGGCAGGATGATTTGGCCCGCTTCAAGAAAATTCGGGAAAAGTATTTGATTTATGATTAA
- a CDS encoding sterol desaturase family protein: protein MEQLISYFETIPSWHRSLILVGGITFFWILEGIVPLFNVPYKKWRHSVPNFFFTMTTIIVNFPLAFLLLKSSDWAVANDFGIINWLPEMPLWLYVVLGVMFLDLIGAYTAHWVEHKVKPLWMVHLVHHSDHNVDTTTANRHHPLESLIRYFFTLVGVIIVGAPIGIIMLYQSLSVVFSQFNHANIRLPRKVDNALSWIIVSPDMHKVHHHYQLPYTDSNYGNIFSIWDRLFGTYMSMDPKNIVYGVDTFPDEKENSSIKGLLKQPFHKYRRPTTEG from the coding sequence ATGGAGCAGCTTATTTCATATTTCGAGACCATTCCTTCCTGGCACCGTAGTTTGATCTTGGTGGGAGGAATAACTTTTTTCTGGATTTTGGAAGGAATTGTACCCTTGTTCAACGTGCCCTACAAAAAATGGAGGCATTCGGTTCCCAATTTCTTTTTTACAATGACCACGATCATCGTGAACTTTCCGCTGGCGTTCTTGCTGCTCAAGTCATCGGATTGGGCGGTTGCCAACGATTTTGGTATTATCAATTGGCTGCCGGAGATGCCACTTTGGCTTTATGTGGTACTAGGGGTCATGTTTTTGGATTTGATAGGGGCTTACACAGCACATTGGGTAGAGCACAAGGTAAAACCCCTTTGGATGGTCCATTTGGTACATCATTCCGACCATAATGTGGATACCACAACGGCCAACCGCCACCATCCATTGGAAAGTTTGATTCGTTATTTCTTTACCTTGGTAGGGGTTATCATAGTTGGTGCGCCTATTGGCATCATCATGCTGTACCAGAGTTTGTCGGTGGTGTTTTCACAATTCAACCATGCCAATATCCGTTTGCCGAGAAAGGTGGACAACGCGCTAAGTTGGATTATCGTGAGCCCGGACATGCACAAAGTGCATCACCATTATCAATTGCCCTATACCGATTCCAATTACGGGAATATTTTCTCCATTTGGGACCGATTGTTCGGTACTTATATGTCCATGGACCCCAAAAATATCGTTTATGGAGTCGATACGTTTCCTGATGAAAAAGAAAACAGTAGCATCAAAGGACTGCTAAAACAACCTTTTCATAAATATAGAAGGCCTACAACGGAGGGATAA
- a CDS encoding YkgJ family cysteine cluster protein — protein sequence MDEQLRELPQKAREKHSENKKFFAKLKKRPPKDLDYTMQQLHDAEFERTDCLSCANCCKTTGPLFTNADIERIAKHFRMKPSQFIDAFLRVDEENDYVLQSVPCTFLGEDNYCSIYDVRPKACREFPHTDRKKFQQISNLTLKNVAICPAAFNIVEEMKKAIKF from the coding sequence ATGGATGAACAACTCCGGGAATTGCCCCAAAAAGCTAGGGAAAAGCATTCCGAGAATAAAAAATTCTTTGCCAAGTTAAAAAAACGCCCTCCCAAGGATTTGGACTACACTATGCAACAACTGCATGATGCCGAATTCGAGCGAACGGACTGTCTTTCTTGTGCCAATTGTTGCAAGACCACAGGCCCCTTGTTCACCAACGCGGATATTGAACGCATTGCCAAACATTTTAGGATGAAGCCTTCCCAATTTATCGATGCCTTTTTACGAGTCGATGAGGAGAATGACTACGTGCTTCAGTCTGTGCCCTGTACATTTTTGGGCGAGGACAATTACTGTTCCATTTACGATGTTCGCCCCAAGGCCTGCAGAGAGTTTCCACATACGGATAGAAAAAAGTTCCAGCAAATCTCCAATCTCACCTTAAAGAATGTAGCAATCTGCCCAGCGGCCTTTAACATCGTGGAGGAAATGAAAAAGGCAATAAAATTTTGA
- a CDS encoding class I SAM-dependent methyltransferase produces the protein MADIFGKALQDYQKGQYTEDIKTYSSLDEEDVIPLPYLFRTFNEMPQIEQKALQLARGKVLDVGAGAGSHSLYLQNKGLEVTALDGSKGCIEVCQARGVESTICSPILDYSEERYDTLLLLMNGIGLAGQLKNLSGFFQHLASLLRPNGQILLDSSDIIYMFEQDEDGGYWIPNDGTYYGEVQFEMEYKGQKSEPFDWVYVDFDTLQNACESNGFNCELVISGEHFDYLAKLTLKT, from the coding sequence ATGGCCGACATTTTTGGAAAGGCATTGCAGGATTATCAAAAAGGGCAATACACCGAGGATATCAAAACCTACTCCTCTTTGGATGAGGAGGACGTCATCCCTTTGCCCTATTTGTTCCGAACATTTAATGAAATGCCCCAAATTGAGCAAAAAGCGTTGCAATTGGCACGCGGAAAAGTGTTGGATGTAGGGGCGGGTGCAGGAAGTCATTCACTCTACCTACAGAACAAAGGATTGGAGGTAACTGCTTTGGATGGTTCCAAAGGCTGTATCGAAGTCTGCCAAGCACGTGGGGTAGAATCAACCATATGCAGTCCTATTTTGGATTATTCCGAAGAAAGATATGACACCCTCCTTTTACTGATGAACGGTATAGGATTGGCGGGCCAACTCAAAAATTTGAGTGGCTTTTTTCAGCATTTGGCCTCATTATTGCGGCCTAATGGTCAAATATTACTGGACTCCAGCGATATCATTTACATGTTTGAACAGGATGAAGATGGTGGCTATTGGATTCCCAATGATGGGACTTATTATGGTGAAGTCCAATTTGAAATGGAATATAAGGGGCAAAAAAGTGAACCTTTTGATTGGGTTTACGTAGATTTTGATACCTTGCAAAACGCCTGCGAGTCAAATGGTTTCAATTGCGAGCTTGTAATTTCCGGCGAGCATTTCGACTATTTAGCAAAGCTGACCTTAAAAACATAA
- a CDS encoding 7-carboxy-7-deazaguanine synthase QueE produces MVEENVMDLVEKGLMLPLMEEFYTIQGEGFHKGAAAYFIRVGGCDVGCHWCDVKESWNAETHPPTHIDSIVANAEKYSNTIVITGGEPLTWDMGPLTEGLKAKNMNIHIETSGAYPLTGVWDWICLSPKKNKLPVGDIHKKAHELKVIVYNKHDFIFAEEQAAQVSEDCILYLQPEWSVRDKIMPLIVDYVMKHPKWKVSLQTHKYLNIP; encoded by the coding sequence ATGGTTGAAGAAAACGTGATGGATTTGGTAGAAAAGGGCCTCATGCTGCCTTTGATGGAAGAGTTTTACACCATTCAAGGAGAGGGCTTCCACAAAGGAGCAGCCGCTTATTTTATAAGGGTAGGTGGCTGTGATGTAGGATGCCATTGGTGCGACGTAAAAGAAAGTTGGAACGCCGAAACCCATCCACCAACGCATATTGATAGCATTGTGGCCAATGCCGAAAAGTATTCCAATACCATAGTGATTACCGGCGGGGAACCGCTCACTTGGGATATGGGACCGCTAACAGAAGGATTGAAGGCCAAGAACATGAACATCCATATCGAAACCTCTGGTGCTTATCCGTTGACCGGGGTTTGGGATTGGATTTGCTTGTCCCCGAAAAAGAACAAATTACCAGTGGGCGACATCCACAAAAAAGCCCATGAACTCAAGGTAATCGTTTATAACAAGCACGATTTTATCTTTGCCGAAGAACAAGCTGCACAAGTGAGTGAGGATTGCATCCTGTATCTACAACCCGAATGGAGCGTGCGGGACAAAATTATGCCGCTTATTGTGGATTATGTCATGAAACATCCTAAATGGAAAGTGTCCTTGCAGACCCACAAATACTTGAACATCCCTTAA
- a CDS encoding T9SS type B sorting domain-containing protein translates to MLERYFLKHISKETKRELGLFICFLCFVPYVLCSQTNVAPEVNATGDQIYCPLTSIPVATAFTITDPDDTEIDAFYIQISTGYERGLDTLRLENNHPNVAATWNSQEGKLTLAGVSGGAVAYVDLIAAVSDVVFESSSTSPTEEKFFSFTIGSANYLPETGHYYEYIEAFGIRWDDARAAAENRSFFGLQGYLATITSDAEAQLTGEQASGTGWIGGTDSVNEGVWRWATGPEAGTVFWNGDANGTSPNFAFWNTNEPNNLNDEDYAHITAPGVGITGSWNDLSTTGDPTGDYQPKGYIVEYGGMPGDPTLTLSASTKITTPKIFTTNPAVICGAGTITLSAEPTLGEVVWFDEPTGGNPVATGNIFTADITSSTTFYAIASYDGCLNGERIPVDAQVQIKPQVNSDFTVANCGSGQDVFFNLPQYNSLIIANSDNYTITFHLSENDAENNTNPLDDEMFSISTANEVFFRVEGTGDFCYSVGRIFLEESTTSLPANYVFEQEKCDEGAMDGIASFDLQEASDAILSEFPTNQNLSVSFYVSEYDAYLSRNAISQSDNYTNATTFAETLFVRVEDNTSGTCFGVGPNVVLRVNPIPSFSVEDDYIYCTGESVLVEPFAANGDYTYEWFNEAGQVVGTTARIRISKQGMYSVIATSESGCVGERQSFQVTESGPPSLSPQFIQVEDDGETGTIIVNHQEGQLGIGEYVFALDDPNNVQEEGVFTNVTPGLHTLYAMDLNGCGMDEISVGVIGVSKFLTPNNDGINDTVKILGVTSAFYEQGTFYVFDRYGRLLAQTNPLVAGWNGFFDGQPMPPSDYWYALELRDVNGKVHLKKGHFTLKQ, encoded by the coding sequence ATGCTGGAACGCTATTTTTTAAAACATATCTCTAAGGAAACCAAAAGAGAGCTAGGTCTTTTCATCTGTTTCCTATGTTTTGTTCCATATGTGCTGTGCTCCCAGACCAATGTGGCCCCTGAGGTAAATGCAACGGGTGACCAAATTTATTGTCCGCTGACTTCAATTCCGGTTGCGACTGCATTCACAATTACAGATCCGGACGATACGGAAATAGACGCTTTTTATATTCAGATATCAACGGGCTATGAACGAGGATTGGATACCTTACGTTTGGAAAACAATCATCCAAATGTGGCAGCAACATGGAACAGTCAGGAAGGAAAGCTCACACTTGCCGGGGTATCAGGGGGTGCAGTTGCCTATGTGGATTTAATTGCCGCGGTAAGCGATGTAGTTTTCGAGAGCAGTTCCACATCGCCAACCGAAGAAAAGTTCTTTTCATTTACGATAGGTAGTGCCAACTATTTGCCCGAAACGGGGCATTATTATGAATACATTGAAGCCTTTGGTATACGATGGGACGATGCTAGGGCAGCGGCAGAAAATAGGAGCTTTTTTGGACTCCAAGGCTATTTGGCCACTATTACCTCCGATGCGGAGGCCCAACTTACGGGAGAGCAGGCATCTGGAACAGGTTGGATTGGCGGAACGGACAGTGTGAACGAAGGGGTTTGGAGATGGGCCACCGGGCCAGAGGCAGGAACTGTTTTTTGGAACGGAGATGCTAATGGCACTTCTCCAAATTTTGCCTTTTGGAACACCAATGAACCTAACAATCTTAACGATGAGGACTACGCGCATATCACCGCTCCGGGAGTTGGAATCACAGGGTCGTGGAACGATTTGTCCACAACCGGTGATCCCACTGGCGATTATCAACCTAAGGGATATATCGTGGAATATGGTGGGATGCCCGGAGATCCGACGTTAACACTTTCGGCAAGTACCAAAATAACTACTCCAAAAATCTTCACTACGAACCCTGCGGTTATTTGCGGTGCCGGAACCATAACGCTGAGCGCAGAGCCAACTTTGGGAGAGGTAGTTTGGTTTGATGAGCCAACAGGTGGCAACCCTGTGGCCACAGGCAATATTTTTACTGCCGACATAACTTCCAGCACCACGTTTTATGCGATAGCTTCATACGATGGATGCCTCAACGGCGAACGTATTCCAGTTGATGCCCAGGTGCAAATTAAACCACAGGTGAACAGTGATTTTACGGTGGCCAATTGTGGTTCCGGACAAGATGTATTTTTCAATCTGCCACAATACAACAGCTTGATAATCGCGAATTCCGATAATTATACCATAACATTCCATCTTTCGGAAAATGATGCAGAAAACAACACCAACCCTTTGGATGACGAAATGTTTAGTATTTCCACTGCTAATGAGGTGTTTTTTCGGGTGGAGGGGACAGGCGATTTCTGTTATTCGGTCGGAAGGATATTTTTGGAGGAAAGTACTACCTCTTTGCCTGCGAATTACGTATTTGAACAAGAAAAATGTGATGAAGGAGCAATGGACGGTATCGCCTCCTTTGACTTGCAAGAGGCTAGTGATGCCATTCTTTCGGAGTTTCCCACAAATCAAAATCTGTCCGTCTCGTTTTATGTCAGTGAGTATGATGCTTACCTCAGCAGGAATGCGATTTCTCAAAGTGATAATTATACCAATGCCACAACTTTTGCCGAAACACTCTTTGTAAGGGTAGAGGACAATACTTCGGGGACTTGCTTTGGCGTGGGTCCAAACGTAGTGCTCCGCGTAAATCCCATTCCGTCCTTTTCTGTGGAGGACGACTATATCTATTGTACCGGAGAGAGCGTATTGGTGGAACCATTTGCTGCCAACGGCGATTACACGTACGAGTGGTTCAATGAAGCAGGTCAGGTGGTCGGAACAACAGCGAGGATACGTATTTCAAAACAAGGAATGTATAGTGTTATCGCCACCTCGGAATCAGGTTGTGTGGGAGAGCGGCAATCGTTTCAAGTGACCGAATCTGGACCTCCTTCCTTGTCACCTCAATTTATTCAAGTTGAGGATGACGGTGAAACGGGAACCATAATTGTGAATCATCAGGAAGGACAATTGGGTATTGGGGAATATGTTTTTGCCTTGGATGACCCTAACAATGTGCAAGAGGAAGGTGTTTTCACCAATGTAACCCCCGGGCTCCATACCTTATATGCCATGGATTTGAACGGTTGTGGCATGGATGAAATCAGCGTTGGTGTTATTGGTGTCTCCAAATTCCTGACCCCAAATAATGATGGCATCAACGATACGGTGAAAATTTTAGGGGTCACCTCGGCATTTTATGAGCAAGGCACTTTTTATGTGTTTGATCGCTATGGTCGATTGCTCGCCCAAACCAACCCTTTGGTGGCTGGCTGGAACGGCTTTTTTGATGGTCAACCAATGCCCCCATCCGATTATTGGTATGCATTGGAACTTAGGGATGTAAATGGCAAGGTGCATCTTAAAAAGGGACACTTTACCTTGAAGCAATAA
- a CDS encoding Rid family detoxifying hydrolase — MKPFRYVILIFLLGGSFSTACAQEDTELIFHPSHEPKKQSAPFSDVVQAGNLYFLAGQIGMDHSTRTLVSGGIQAETQQAIQNISEVLAQHGMTLDNVVKCTVILANIEDFSAFNEIYTQYFTRKPARTTFAAKDIAANGQIEIDVIAVK; from the coding sequence ATGAAACCTTTTCGATATGTTATTTTGATTTTTCTGTTGGGAGGCTCTTTCTCAACCGCTTGTGCACAAGAAGATACTGAATTGATTTTTCACCCATCACACGAGCCCAAAAAGCAAAGTGCTCCTTTTAGCGATGTGGTGCAGGCAGGAAACCTGTATTTTTTGGCCGGACAAATAGGTATGGACCACAGCACACGTACTTTGGTTTCCGGAGGGATTCAGGCGGAGACCCAACAGGCGATTCAAAATATTTCGGAGGTCTTGGCCCAGCATGGTATGACCTTGGACAACGTGGTAAAATGCACGGTCATTTTAGCGAATATCGAAGATTTTTCGGCCTTCAATGAAATTTATACCCAATACTTCACCCGAAAACCGGCCCGGACCACCTTTGCCGCAAAGGACATTGCTGCCAATGGGCAAATCGAAATTGATGTGATTGCCGTAAAATAA